The following proteins are encoded in a genomic region of Elgaria multicarinata webbii isolate HBS135686 ecotype San Diego chromosome 16, rElgMul1.1.pri, whole genome shotgun sequence:
- the WDR93 gene encoding WD repeat-containing protein 93: MPFYLRKLPLEIPSPTEKDWIKKDEEEDFFLKDPAEFLDSLPQPFRMINKVVTLLFERAWEIIEGKRPLQEKKEQNLARTLCQPSAQFQVVGRVNCMAASGGYAFLGLSTGLSVFSIPLCEKLCTWEAAKLEICTIRISDLGSGSKLLGMVDELGFARLFYFFRENLLHIKAINEVEDISKRNTCMAVELSHGGDYAGFLLQGNSEAWLEIYRLPKDSWLKEVEHVQTVAVTPPVLPSAPGFVKETKISQQSLLENAAAKSADIPGPVPEELDFQQILSRVESKLIPPVLLLKVRSPKPLAASLFKNPFEALMKSDDGSVIGVGHNHMIRECQCERQEAIFSSTFQQFLETENELESKEEKLSRAMFHFHSPGRTLPVGTEIKAEPDVPIAFSVLWSTSHNICFYLLSRPPKEKPDSDLKPDVVWPCAAAIACSAVTPCSSYLAFACEDGAITVWDKSLGFPLSVTVLPEGYVIRSIQFMPCSPPPSEKTPCSSKTPASTKVQLLVLCTDGSLHLIESRAKGFNTKLLGYRPQAPGQVISAVATLPTFPDAVLIFFWDGTVNLMDTATQENVCQFIPPPTYKVASPWHPVFSVDTDGQFLVLRGEEQSGGVKAETETIFLFDFNSYSSMETFALRATEPLDALAELPWDRRCDVFLNDNLQRLSTISQQIPECWSQLQDYAAALTRGKPEEVMEQEESRSAEDDT; the protein is encoded by the exons ATGCCTTTCTACCTCCGGAAGCTTCCCCTGGAGATCCCGTCACCCACTGAAAAGGACTGGATTAaaaaagatgaggaggaggatttcTTCCTAAAAGACCCTGCTGAATTCCTTGACTCTTTGCCTCAGCCTTTTCGGATGATCAATAAAGTGGTGACACTTTTGTTTGAACGTGCCTGGGAAATTATTGAGGGGAAGCGCCCGCTACAGGAGAAGAAGGAGCAAAATCTTGCACGCACGCTGTGCCAGCCGTCCGCTCAATTTCAG GTAGTGGGAAGGGTAAACTGCATGGCAGCCTCTGGAGGATATGCCTTCCTTGGGCTTTCTACAGGACTTTCTGTCTTCAGCATACCCCTGTGTGAGAAGCTTTGCACTTGGGAGGCAGCCAAGCTTGAGATTTGTACCATCCGGATTTCAGACCTTGGCAGTGGTTCTAAGCTCCTTGGGATGGTAGATGAATTGG GTTTTGCccgtcttttttattttttcagggaGAACCTCTTGCATATAAAAGCCATAAATGAAGTG gaagATATTAGCAAGCGGAACACATGCATGGCAGTGGAGCTTTCTCACGGGGGTGATTATGCAGGTTTCCTGCTGCAAG GCAACTCAGAGGCTTGGCTGGAGATTTACCGATTGCCTAAGGATTCCTGGCTGAAGGAGGTGGAACATGTCCAAACAGTTGCAGTCACACCACCAGTTCTGCCTTCCGCTCCAGGATTCGTCAAGGAGACAAAGATCAGCCAGCAATCCCTGTTGGAGAACGCTGCG GCAAAGAGTGCAGACATCCCAGGACCAGTCCCTGAAGAGTTG GATTTTCAACAGATCCTAAGCAGAGTTGAATCTAAGCTGATTCCCCCTGTTCTGCTGCTGAAGGTCAGATCTCCCAAACCGCTCGCAG CAAGCCTGTTTAAGAATCCTTTCGAAGCCCTAATGAAGAGCGACGACGGCAGCGTGATTGGCGTGGGACACAACCACATGATCAGAGAGTGCCAGTGTGAGCGGCAAgaggccattttcagcagcacttTCCAGCAGTTTCTGGAGACAGAGAATGAGCTGGAGAGCAAAGAAGAGAAACTCAG CCGTGCTATGTTTCATTTTCATTCGCCTGGCCGCACCTTGCCTGTTGGAACGGAAATCAAAGCTGAGCCAG ACGTGCCCATCGCATTCAGTGTACTTTGGAGCACGAGTCACAATATCTGTTTCTACCTTCTCAGTCGCCCGCCAAAGGAGAAACCAG ATTCCGATCTGAAGCCAGATGTGGTTTGGCCATGCGCTGCTGCCATCGCGTGCTCAGCGGTCACACCTTGCTCTTCTTACCTGGCTTTCGCCTGTGAAGATGGGGCCATTACTGTTTGGGACAAATCTCTTG GGTTCCCCTTGTCCGTGACTGTGCTTCCAGAGGGGTATGTCATACGAAGCATCCAGTTCATGCCATGTTCGCCGCCGCCCAGCGAGAAGACCCCTTGCTCTAGTAAGACCCCCGCCAGTACCAAAGTTCAGCTTCTGGTGTTGTGTACGGATGGCTCTCTCCACTTGATCGAATCGAGGGCCAAAGGATTTAACACCAAGCTACTGGGATACAG gcCTCAGGCTCCCGGTCAGGTGATCAGTGCTGTGGCAACCCTTCCAACTTTTCCTGATGCA GTGCTGATTTTCTTCTGGGATGGCACAGTCAATCTGATGGACACCGCTACGCAAGAGAACGTCTGCCAGTTCATCCCACCACCCACATACAAAGTAGCATCTCCCTGGCATCCAGTTTTCTCTGTGGACACTGATGGCCAATTCTTGGTCCTTCGAG GGGAGGAGCAATCTGGGGGAGTTAAGGCAGAAACGGAAACCATCTTCCTCTTTGATTTCAATTCCTACTCATCCATGGAGACCTTTGCACTGAGGGCCACGGAGCCCCTCGATGCCTTGGCAGAACTGCCGTGGGACAGGCGCTGCGACGTTTTCCTAAATGACAA CCTGCAGCGGCTGTCCACAATTAGCCAGCAGATCCCAGAGTGCTGGAGCCAGCTGCAGGACTATGCAGCTGCCTTGACGAGGGGAAAACCAGAGGAAGTCATGGAACAGGAGGAGTCCAG GAGTGCTGAAGATGACACGTAA